The Alkalihalobacillus sp. TS-13 genomic interval CTCATCTTCTAGTAAAAGCGTTAGCAATTTCAACGATTGGTCTTGCATTTATTTTTACAGCAATCCTTCTGTTAAGTATCACGGAAAGGGAAGCACCGATTCTGACTGTCATCTTTGAAGTCTTTTCAGCATTCGGCACTGTCGGCTTATCAATGGGATTGACCTCTAAGCTTACAGTCATCGGTAAACTTGTGATTATTCTCATGATGTTCATTGGAAAGATCGGCCCGTTGACGTTAGCATTCTCATTAGCACGACAAAGTGTTGAGAATATACGATATCCGAAAGAAGATATTCTCGCAGGATGACTCCAGTGATAGCGGGACTTTTGGATTAGTTAACTTTCCATCTAATCAAATATCCTTTAAGGAACGAATGACACTGTTCAAATAGGCAGTGTCTTTTTTATGTGAAATACACTCAGCATTTAACGGGGACTTTTGGATCAAAGAAAATAAATGAAATGACGAGTGATTAACTGAGAATAGTTCTCAAGCATCATTGACGATGATAATCATTTTCAATTAGTGTAGTTGTATCGCAAATGAAAATCATTATCAATAAGACTTGAAAAGAAAGGAAGATTCATATGACAGTAATGGAGAAAATATCAAATAGATCTATATTAGCACAACAGGAGCGCCGTGAGTCGAATGCGCGGTCTTATCCTCGCAGGATTCCGATTGCGATTGAAGAGGCGGAAGGTATTTTTGTTACGGATGTCGAGGGAAAACGATATTACGATTGTCTCGCTGGTGCAGGAACGCTTGCACTCGGGCATAACCATCCGGTTGTCATTGAAGCGATGGAGCAGGTGATCCGGGATAAGCGACCGTTACATACACTGGATCTCACAACACCTGTTAAAGAGGAATTCGTCAATGAAATCTTTTCCTCACTTCCTGAGCCATTGAAAGATCGTGCAAAAATTCAATTCTGTGGTCCAACTGGTGGAGACGGGATCGAAGCTGCCTTGAAACTCGTAAAAACAGCGACCGGCAGAAGCTCGATTTTATCCTTCCAGGGTGGGTATCATGGGTCGACGCATGGGACGATGGCGATCAGTGGAAATCTTGGTCCGAAAGAACGTGTCCAAGGCTTGATGCCAGATGTGCACTTTCTCCCTTACCCTTATACGTACCGTTGCCCTTTCGGAGTCAAAGGGGAAGAGGGACATGAAATCAGCAGCCAATACATCGAAAATCTTCTCGATGATCCCGAAAGCGGAATTTTACCACCAGCAGCGATGATTTTAGAAGTTGTCCAAGGGGAAGGCGGATCGGTCCCAGCCCCAATTGGGTGGCTTCAGGAAATGCGCAGGATCACAAAAGAACGTGGCATTCCATTGATCATTGATGAAATTCAAACCGGTATCGGCCGTACAGGTAAATTCTTTGCTTTCGAACATGCCGGTATCGTGCCGGATGTTGTAGTCCTTTCTAAAGCGATCGGGGGCAGCCTTCCGTTGTCCGTCGTCATCTATGATGAGAGTCTGGATCAATGGGGACCAGGTGCGCATATCGGGACGTTCAGAGGGAATCAGATGGCGATGGCAGCAGGAACGGCAACGCTCCAATATATCAAAGAAAACAATCTCTCTGAGCATGCTGATCGTGTGGGGGACAAGCTTCAAGCCGAGCTTAAAGACTTGCAGATAGAATTCAAGGAAATTGGAGATGTCCGGGGACGCGGGCTGATGCTTGGTGTTGAAATGGTCGACCCTGAAAAAACTCAGGCACCGAATGGAAGTTATCCAGGAGCTCCGGAGCTAGCAAGTAAAATCCAGCGTGAGTGCTTCGAACGGGGATTGATCCTTGAGGTCGGGGGTCGTCATGGCGCTGTTGTCCGCATCCTTCCTCCGCTGATCATCACGGAACAACAGATTGATGAAGTGGCGGCGATATTTAAGGATGCCGTAACGGCAGTATTGGGACAACGGTGATGCCGGATGATTACAAAAGTGATCAAACCTACTGCATTGCGGATGGAAGAAACGGTTGAGCAAAGCACTGACGATTTCAACTCCTTCTTTTTCCATGGTGGAGAAGAAGGGGTAGCAGCCTATCAACATGCAAGTCAGCTGGTGACAGAGAAACTGACTGAAGTGTTTTCGGATCTATCGAAACCTTACATTGGAAAAACACCCGACAAAATCAAAGAGGAAGTCAGAAGACTCCAGCTTGCAACAGAAAATGGCGAAACCTTGTATGAACTCCTCGAAGAGATCCAGGAACCACTTCTAAAAAGCAATATCAACATCAGCAATCCGAAAAGCATTGCACATTTACACTGTCCACCACTGCTTCCGTCTATTGCGGCTGAAATGATCATCACCGCCTTCAACCAATCAATGGACTCCTGGGATCAAAGTACAGCAGCCACTTATCTGGAGGATGAGCTGATCGGCTGGATTCTGCCGAAGTTTGGTTATGGCAAACAGGCTGATGGGACGTTTACGAGCGGAGGTACACAATCGAATTACATGGGATTGCTGCTTGCGCGGGACCATTATTGTTGGGAACGCTGGAACCATAATGTCCAAAAAGATGGGTTGCCCTCACAAACCAATAAGCTGCGGATCCTTTGTTCTGAGCATGCTCATTTTACCGTGAAAAAATCAGCATCCCAGCTAGGTTTAGGGGAAAATGCAGTGGTTGTCGTCAACACGGATGAGCACCAACAGATGTGTATGCATGACTTGGAAGAGAAGTTGAGACAGCTTGAAGTGGACGGATTATTGCCTTTCGCAATCGTGGCTACCTGTGGAACAACTGATTTCGGCAGCATTGATCCCATGGAAGAATCAGCGCAACTTGCGAAGCGATATGGCCTTTGGTTCCATGTCGATGCGGCTTACGGTGGCGCATTGATCCTGAGTCGAAGTCATTTTCACAAACTGGTTGGGATTGAAGAGGCGGACTCGGTCACAGTCGATTTTCACAAACTTTTTTATCAGCCGATCAGCTGTGGCGCTTTCTTAGTGAAGGATAAACAGTCATTCCGATATATCCAGCATCACGCCGATTACTTGAACCCGAGTGGAGATGAAGAAGATGGCATGCTGCACCTTGTTACGAAATCGACGCAGACGACACGACGCTTCGATGCTTTGAAGTTGATGATGTCGTTGCGGATGGTCGGCACGAAAAAATTCGGCGAAATGATTGATCATACATTCAGGCTCGCATATTCGACCGCTGTGGAGCTTCACCATCGAGCCGGCTTCACAGTTCTGAATCGGAAGCCAGTCTTGAATGCTGTCGTATTCCGATATGAACCGATCACAGATGGGCTGATTGATCTGGACTTACTCAATAAGAACATCCAAAAAACACTGCTTGAAAGTGGTGAAGCAATCATGGCGAAAACTACTGTGGATGGAAAGACGTATTTGAAATTCACATTGCTGAATCCTCGAACGACAATAAAGGATATCAAAGAGATTCTGACGTTGATTGAACAATACGGAAAAATGCAAACAAGTAAATGGGGGATGAACCATTGAAAAACCATAAAACCATTGCTGAACAAGCTACCATGCAAAGTTTTCTGAACTGCTACCTGAGAGAAACAGGGAATTTTGAGGAGGTTGAAAATGAACTGGGAGATTACTTAACCGACCAGCAGGTAGACAGGACAATTAAATGTGTTCTTCAAAACCAAGCTATAGAAGTGATCATTCCCGTCCGATATTGGTCTTTGACTGGCCGACATTTGTTCACCTTTCCAATCTATTATCGAAACGCCGGGAGTCAGGCGGTGAATCCGTTGGACTATATCACGCTCGTTTCGTTGATCACGAAGGAGCTGTTGATTGAACAGAAGCGTGAGGACGCAGAAGATGAATTCATGTTGCGGGTGATTTTAAGCAGCCGAAACGTAACCAAATACATCGAAGCACGTTTAAGTGATGCCGAACGTTTATCTGATGCGAACTTCTCCTATATCGAAGCGGAACAATCCTTGTTATTCGGACACTTGATGCATCCGACTTCTAAAAGCAAGCAAGGTATCTCAGAAGAGGAGGAATATCTCTATTCTCCTGAGTTGAAAGGAGAATTCCAGCTGCATTATTTCAGGGCACATCCATCGATTGTCATTCAGGATTCCAGCTTGGAAAACAGTGCTGCCACCATCATAAGAGAAGAATTGAAGGAATCGGGGCAATCAAATCGCCTGACAGACAAGGAGGAAGATGTTTTCTTGCCAGCTCACCCATTGCAGGCAAAGCATCTGATCGAACGTGAAGATGTGCAATCATTGCTTACAAAAGGATTGCTTGCATACATCGGGCCATTGGGCAAAAAATTTACAGCAACCTCATCATTCCGCACGGTTTACAGCAAGGAATCGAAATTTATGTTCAAATTTTCTGTACCGATCAAAATCACGAATTCACTGCGTGTCAGCCAGAAAAAAGAGCTTGACCGGGGTGTGGAAGTTTCAAGACTGCTAGATTCGAAGATCGGCCAGGATTTACGGGAACGTTTTGATAGGTTCCATATCATAGAGGATCCTGCTTACTTGAATCTTGACTTGGACGGGGATTCTACCGGTTTCGAGGTCATCATCCGGGAAAACCCATTTTACGAGAATGATAAGGATGCAAGTCTGATTGCCGGGCTGTGCCAGGATCATCCATATGGCGAGAAGACAAGAATCCAGGCTGTCATCGAAGACCTTGCACACCAGGAAAGAAGAAGTACAGTAAAAGTAAGTTTGGATTGGTTCGACCGGTATCTCTCAATCTCGCTCGATCCAATTCTATGGCTCTATGAAACGTATGGGATTGCGCTCGAAGCGCATCAACAGAATTCAGTGCTCAAACTGGACGGCGGTTATCCTGGAACGTTCTATTATCGCGATAACCAGGGCTATTACTATAGCGAATCGAAGGCGGACCTGCTCGTCACCCATCTTCCGGATCTGAATCGTAAAAGCAATACAATCTGCAGTGATGAAGTAGCAGAAGAACGTCTTCGTTATTATTTCTTCATCAATCATCTGTTCGGACTAATTAACGGGTTCGGCGTAAGCGGATTGATTACAGAGGAAAAGCTATTGCAGCTTCTCAGATCCAGATTGGAAAAACACCTGAATAAAGGTACGGCTGTCGGTTTGATCGATAGTCTGATCAATGTGCCTGTATTACCTTGTAAAGCGAATCTGTTGACTCGTTTTCACGATATGGATGAGCTTGTCGGTTCATTGGAAACACAATCGGTTTATACCATGATCCGAAATCCAATCGGACAAGAGGTGGGACTGGTTTATGGAAAATAGCTACAACCATTTCGACAAGAGAATCGAAAAGCGGATATCGTTTGAAAAAGTCGACTATGACCGAGACCTCAATCGGATTCATAAGTGGATGAATGAAGAGCACGTCATCCCGTTCTGGCAGTTGAATCATTCGATAGAAAAATTTATGGATCATTTGCGGAAAGCATTGGATGATGACCACCAAACCCTTTACTTAGGAAAACTGGATGATGTCCCGATAAGCTATTGGGAAGCGTATTGGGTCAAAGGAGATGTCGTAGAGAAATGCTATGAAGCGGAAACGTTCGATCAAGGCATCCATCTATTGATCGGAGAGCCTGATTACCTAGGTAGAGGGTACGCCCTTCCTTTTCTTGAAGCGATGGTCAGTTTCCAGTTCCAAGTAGCTGAAACGAAAAAGGTCATCGCTGAACCTGACATCCGCAATGAAAAAATGATTCATGTGTTTGAACAATGCGGATTCGAACCTGTCAAACCGATCGAATTACCTGACAAAACAGGATTGTTGATGTTTTGCCATCGAGACGTTTTTGAGAGGAGGCTTAAACAGTATGACAGAAACAGTGGAAAAACCGAAACACATTCATGATCTCATCGGAATCGGGATCGGTCCGTTCAACCTGGGTATGGCTGCACTTTTAGAAGAAGTACCTGAAATCAACGGACTGTTTTTTGAAAAGAAGGATGAATTCAATTGGCATCCTGGGATGTTGATTGACGGCACAACCCTTCAGGTACCGTTCTTCGCTGATCTTGTCAGCATGGCAGATGTACGCAGTAAATACAGCTTCCTCCATTACTTACAAGAGCATGATCGGATGTATCACTTTTATTTCCTTGAGAAGTTCCATATCCCACGGAAAGAATACAACCATTATTGCCGATGGGTGGTGGACCAACTGGATAACTGCCTATTTGGAAGAAGTGTTGAACAAGTCCGAGCGCTCGAACAAAATGGAGAGGAAATTTATGAAGTCGACGTATTAAATACAAACGGACAATCAATTGAAACATACCAGACGAGGCATTTATTGCTTGGAATCGGAACTTCACCGTCTGTGCCGTCTTTCATGAAAGAGCATCTTGGCGAAACCGTCTTCCATTCTTCGGAATTTTTGAAACATAAGGAACGTTGCTTAGAAGCTGAATCAGTCACGGTGATCGGCTCAGGCCAGAGTTCAGCGGAGGTGTTCTATGATCTGGCGAAAGAGCAGGAACAAGCTGATTATTCCTTGGATTGGTTCACCCGTTCGAAGGGCTTTTTCCCAATGGAATACTCGAAGCTTGGTCTCGAATACTTCTCACCAGATTACACCGATTTCTTTTACAAGCTTCCGCAATTAAAAAAGGACCGATTGATTGCAGAACAGGACCTCTTATACAAAGGGATCAGCACAGAGACGATCGCCGATATCTATGACCTTCTTTATGAGCGCACCGTCGGTGGGGAAACACCGGAAATCCGCCTGCAAGCGATGACGGAAGCGTCCGATCTCCGCAGAACCGATCAAAGCTGGGAGCTGGAGCTGATCCATCGCCTGACAGAAGAAACGATTACGAAAAGAACCGAGGTGGTCATACTCGGAACAGGCTATCAACCGACTATTCCCGCTTTCCTGGATGGTATTGGTCACCTGATCGACTGGGATGATGTCGGTCGCTATCAGATTCAAGAAAACTATGAATTGAAAATGAACCAACCGATGTGTAACAAGATTTTCATACAGAATGGTGAGCTGCACACACATGGTGTTGGTGCACCGGACCTCGGATTGGGTGCTCACCGCAATGCGGTCATCATTAATTCCATGGCCGGTCCGGAAGTGTATCCAGTCAGGACGAAAAATGTATTCCAGACATTCGGAATGGAAACTTCATGTATGCCGGCCAACGTTTAAACACATTCATCCTGTTCAGTTGCATCTTTCTGTTTGTCGGAACAGAAGTCTTATTATCCCCATTCTATCCGCAGTTCTTTGAAAAAGTATTCGGAATAAAAGACTTGGGCTTCACAGGAATGTACGTGTTTTTATGCCGATTGACCGTCGTACTTATTTCACCGATTTGGGGCTTGCTTTCAAAAAGGTACAATGCCAAACGGCTGTTGCTGATCGGCCAAACCGGAACGGCAATCGCGTGTGTGCTCATGGCGACGTCACAGACGGAAATGCAATTTCTCGTATTCTCGATCTGCCTGTTGTTTTTTAAAAGCAGTTACCTTTTATTGTACACGATTTTGCTCCAGCACGCCGGAAAAGGCAGAAAACGTGTCACAGGGCTGTACCATGCTGTTTTTCAATCGTCCGTGATCGTGGCGACACTTGCGAGCAGTTGGGTGATCCAACTTGAGGATCCGCTCATCGTTTTCTGGTGGGCAGCAACATTGGATGCAGTGCAGGCAATCGTATGCTTTTTCATTTTTAAAAGGTTGAGAGCGTATGTTGCTGTTCCGCAAGACTTGGATACGACAGGTAACCGCGTTGGCAGTTTCGGTTTTCTCATGAAGATGGCGCTTATCATTTTCACGCTCCATTTTTCAGTGACACTCATCAGGCCATTTTTCACGTTATTTTCAGAACGGGAGCTGCATACTTCAGTATTCACGAGCAGCTTGCTGTTTTTGGTTCCGAGTCTCATGGCCGTTGTAGCAGCACCGTTGATCATGAAGTGCAAGTCCGATAAGCTCCCGTTCTTATATAAAATCGCTGGGATCACGCTGTTCATCAGCCTGTTTGTACAAGGATTCGTGGTGACGATACCGGTGTTCATCTTATTCAGGTGTCTGTTCGGGGTGTCGTTGGCAATCTGTCAGGCGAGCCTGGAAATCGTCCTTTTTCAGCGCGGCGGGAACGTGCACTATCAATATGGAATCGTGTCTGCCTTTCAAAATCTGGGACTATTGCTTGCGCCGTTAAGTGCGACTTATCTTGTGGAAAGCCATTCGCTGCAACATCCTTTCATTTTTGCAGGTGTGGCGGCTGCCATTCATTTAGGTCTCGTTTTGCTGACGATTTATAGTAAAGCAGGTGTACAAGAAGAGAAAAGGATAGCAGAAGAGGAAAATCATCGGAATGTAGGATAAATCACAAATGAAAGTAGGGATAACATGATATACAGCAAGGAAGTTGAACGTGTTTTGAAGGAAAAGAACTGGCTCGTGGCCAATCAAAATCTGCTTGCGAAGATGTTAGCAGAGTATACGTATGAGGATATGATCCATCCTGATGTAATCGGTGAGAATTCTGATTGGAAAGTGTACGAGCTACCTGTATCTGAGAATAAAAAGTATAGGTTCAAAGCACAGCCGCGATTGTTCGACAGTCTAGACGTAGATGCGGCGTCGATCGAAGTCACTGTGGATGGATCCTGGAGAGATGCAAAGAGTGCAATCGAGTTTTTACTGGATATCCAGCCGAATATCGGAATGTCTGCAGAGACAGCTGGTCATCTGATCAAAGAATTGAACCATACATTGCTTGCAGATACACATCTGCTCGCGAAGGATTCAAAAACATCCGATGAATTGGTAGATGAAGATTACAGCATGATTGAAGGTGAGATGAGCGGTCATCCCTGGATTACATACAATAAAGGGCGGATCGGGTTCGGCTATGATGATTATGTCGCATTTGCACCTGAAAACCAGCAGCAAGTGAAACTGCTATGGATTGCCGTCCACAAGGAAAGTGCAACCTTCCAATCCGTTGAAGGGCTTGCTTTTCAACACGTGCTGGCAGATGAGCTGAATGATGCCGAAGTTGAGCGTTTTGAGCAAGTGCTAGCGGATAAAGGAGTGGAGAAGACGGACTATTTCTTCATGCCGATCC includes:
- a CDS encoding aspartate aminotransferase family protein, whose amino-acid sequence is MTVMEKISNRSILAQQERRESNARSYPRRIPIAIEEAEGIFVTDVEGKRYYDCLAGAGTLALGHNHPVVIEAMEQVIRDKRPLHTLDLTTPVKEEFVNEIFSSLPEPLKDRAKIQFCGPTGGDGIEAALKLVKTATGRSSILSFQGGYHGSTHGTMAISGNLGPKERVQGLMPDVHFLPYPYTYRCPFGVKGEEGHEISSQYIENLLDDPESGILPPAAMILEVVQGEGGSVPAPIGWLQEMRRITKERGIPLIIDEIQTGIGRTGKFFAFEHAGIVPDVVVLSKAIGGSLPLSVVIYDESLDQWGPGAHIGTFRGNQMAMAAGTATLQYIKENNLSEHADRVGDKLQAELKDLQIEFKEIGDVRGRGLMLGVEMVDPEKTQAPNGSYPGAPELASKIQRECFERGLILEVGGRHGAVVRILPPLIITEQQIDEVAAIFKDAVTAVLGQR
- a CDS encoding aspartate aminotransferase family protein — protein: MITKVIKPTALRMEETVEQSTDDFNSFFFHGGEEGVAAYQHASQLVTEKLTEVFSDLSKPYIGKTPDKIKEEVRRLQLATENGETLYELLEEIQEPLLKSNINISNPKSIAHLHCPPLLPSIAAEMIITAFNQSMDSWDQSTAATYLEDELIGWILPKFGYGKQADGTFTSGGTQSNYMGLLLARDHYCWERWNHNVQKDGLPSQTNKLRILCSEHAHFTVKKSASQLGLGENAVVVVNTDEHQQMCMHDLEEKLRQLEVDGLLPFAIVATCGTTDFGSIDPMEESAQLAKRYGLWFHVDAAYGGALILSRSHFHKLVGIEEADSVTVDFHKLFYQPISCGAFLVKDKQSFRYIQHHADYLNPSGDEEDGMLHLVTKSTQTTRRFDALKLMMSLRMVGTKKFGEMIDHTFRLAYSTAVELHHRAGFTVLNRKPVLNAVVFRYEPITDGLIDLDLLNKNIQKTLLESGEAIMAKTTVDGKTYLKFTLLNPRTTIKDIKEILTLIEQYGKMQTSKWGMNH
- a CDS encoding IucA/IucC family siderophore biosynthesis protein; the encoded protein is MKNHKTIAEQATMQSFLNCYLRETGNFEEVENELGDYLTDQQVDRTIKCVLQNQAIEVIIPVRYWSLTGRHLFTFPIYYRNAGSQAVNPLDYITLVSLITKELLIEQKREDAEDEFMLRVILSSRNVTKYIEARLSDAERLSDANFSYIEAEQSLLFGHLMHPTSKSKQGISEEEEYLYSPELKGEFQLHYFRAHPSIVIQDSSLENSAATIIREELKESGQSNRLTDKEEDVFLPAHPLQAKHLIEREDVQSLLTKGLLAYIGPLGKKFTATSSFRTVYSKESKFMFKFSVPIKITNSLRVSQKKELDRGVEVSRLLDSKIGQDLRERFDRFHIIEDPAYLNLDLDGDSTGFEVIIRENPFYENDKDASLIAGLCQDHPYGEKTRIQAVIEDLAHQERRSTVKVSLDWFDRYLSISLDPILWLYETYGIALEAHQQNSVLKLDGGYPGTFYYRDNQGYYYSESKADLLVTHLPDLNRKSNTICSDEVAEERLRYYFFINHLFGLINGFGVSGLITEEKLLQLLRSRLEKHLNKGTAVGLIDSLINVPVLPCKANLLTRFHDMDELVGSLETQSVYTMIRNPIGQEVGLVYGK
- a CDS encoding GNAT family N-acetyltransferase, with translation MEKRISFEKVDYDRDLNRIHKWMNEEHVIPFWQLNHSIEKFMDHLRKALDDDHQTLYLGKLDDVPISYWEAYWVKGDVVEKCYEAETFDQGIHLLIGEPDYLGRGYALPFLEAMVSFQFQVAETKKVIAEPDIRNEKMIHVFEQCGFEPVKPIELPDKTGLLMFCHRDVFERRLKQYDRNSGKTETHS
- a CDS encoding lysine N(6)-hydroxylase/L-ornithine N(5)-oxygenase family protein, with protein sequence MTETVEKPKHIHDLIGIGIGPFNLGMAALLEEVPEINGLFFEKKDEFNWHPGMLIDGTTLQVPFFADLVSMADVRSKYSFLHYLQEHDRMYHFYFLEKFHIPRKEYNHYCRWVVDQLDNCLFGRSVEQVRALEQNGEEIYEVDVLNTNGQSIETYQTRHLLLGIGTSPSVPSFMKEHLGETVFHSSEFLKHKERCLEAESVTVIGSGQSSAEVFYDLAKEQEQADYSLDWFTRSKGFFPMEYSKLGLEYFSPDYTDFFYKLPQLKKDRLIAEQDLLYKGISTETIADIYDLLYERTVGGETPEIRLQAMTEASDLRRTDQSWELELIHRLTEETITKRTEVVILGTGYQPTIPAFLDGIGHLIDWDDVGRYQIQENYELKMNQPMCNKIFIQNGELHTHGVGAPDLGLGAHRNAVIINSMAGPEVYPVRTKNVFQTFGMETSCMPANV
- a CDS encoding MFS transporter, whose amino-acid sequence is MYAGQRLNTFILFSCIFLFVGTEVLLSPFYPQFFEKVFGIKDLGFTGMYVFLCRLTVVLISPIWGLLSKRYNAKRLLLIGQTGTAIACVLMATSQTEMQFLVFSICLLFFKSSYLLLYTILLQHAGKGRKRVTGLYHAVFQSSVIVATLASSWVIQLEDPLIVFWWAATLDAVQAIVCFFIFKRLRAYVAVPQDLDTTGNRVGSFGFLMKMALIIFTLHFSVTLIRPFFTLFSERELHTSVFTSSLLFLVPSLMAVVAAPLIMKCKSDKLPFLYKIAGITLFISLFVQGFVVTIPVFILFRCLFGVSLAICQASLEIVLFQRGGNVHYQYGIVSAFQNLGLLLAPLSATYLVESHSLQHPFIFAGVAAAIHLGLVLLTIYSKAGVQEEKRIAEEENHRNVG